The following is a genomic window from Rutidosis leptorrhynchoides isolate AG116_Rl617_1_P2 chromosome 8, CSIRO_AGI_Rlap_v1, whole genome shotgun sequence.
gtgagtaggcctattgagagcggcATCTCTATCTagttgaccgttggtcaatggatacatattaatgattcaacgacacgaacgtgaagtgtttagggtaacttatgtttagtctcgatatcataacttcaacaCTTGCTTTGGAACGATGTTGCTACAtcaaactttataactaaatcttgtggtctaaaactttggttattgttgataaacctatgaatttcactcaaccttttggttgacacttttaagcatgttttgtctcaaatGATGACTAAGCTGATTGCAACTTATGTGATGATTGATTGATGCTTGCATGAAGTCTACATCGCATTTTTATATTTTATCTACATTTCATTTTGTAAACATACTTAACTTCCACTGCAATACAattaatgttttattaaaatgtctCATATTGAGTCGTTCTCGTTATtataactgtgttatgatatgatgagTCACAGTTACCCCTGGTctaattttgggggtgtgacagttgGTGAGCCAACTTGTTTTGTGCTTGTGATGCATTTCATACTAGCAATAATTTGTGGTGTAGTCAAGGGTGTGGATGACGATTTAACACACTTGGTTCATATGCTCATGCATTTACCCTTATCTCTAAGCTTCAATTTCTCGGTTCCAAAGTCAAAGAAAGAGCCCGCGGTTGCCAAAAATGGTCTTCCCAATACAAGAGGTACAACCGGGTCTTCCTTTATATCAATAATGACAAAATCAATTGGAAATTCCATGTCCCCTACCTTCACTATTAGGTCCTCGGCAATCCCCACACTAGAGCTAATAGATTGATCAATTAACTTAACGCACATCGTAGTGGGTGAAAGGTCACCTAAGCCTAACCTTTTATAAACGGAGTAGGGCATGAAATTAATACTTGCCCCTGAGTCGGCTAAGGATGTAAACATCTCCAACCCGTTCACATTGCAAGGGATAAGGAAAGGTCCGGGATCTCCCATTTTTAGTGGTAGGTTACATTTCTTTAAAATCCCATCACACTCCTTTTTCAAGAAGGCGGTGGATGCTTGCTCAACATCTCCCTTTTTGGCCATGAGTGTCATCAAaaatttcccataattgggcatattTTCAAGCACCTCCGCCAAGGGATGTTTAACATAAATGTTTTCGTTATCGATTAATGTTAACTTACAATCCACATCCTTTGGATGTGTAGGAGGTAATGGTTGAGGATGTGAGACCGGTGTCTCATTTTTCTCTTTAGTTGATGTAGTAAGTACCTCGACCTCGTTCTTTTGCTCCTTTGATTCAATACATTTTTGACTTTTTGCTCCTTCTCAACCTTTCCCAATTTGATTCTCTCAAAACCACCCTTTAATTCCTTGCATGTCGACTCGGTAGCCTCCATGGACATTACACTTTTAACTTGATAAGGAATGAACTTTGCATCTTCCGAATCATCTAAAAATTTGAATACCCTTAGATCCATTGTATCGCTTTCCAACGCTTTATCCAAACCAAACTCGTCTTCTTCAACGTTGAATGTGAAAACATGAGGATATTCGGTTTGATCCTCTTTAGTTGAATCAATCGAGTTCACTTGAGCATAAGTACTATTGGGATTTGATGAACTCGCTTGGTTATTGTTTGGATTGTTAGTGTTGCTCTCGATAGGAATGACTCTTGTTATTATGGTTTTGGTTTTGTTGGTGTTGTTGAGGTTGTTGGTTGTGTCGgttattgttgtagttattgtttggGTTAAATTGGGTGTTCGAAGGTAAAGTTCCTTGTGGTCTTTCGGCAACTTGGGTTGAAAGTCTTCCAACGGTGCTTTCAAGGTTTTGaaatgaggcttgttggtttcgtaTTTGTTGCTTCAAGAACTCATTCTCTTTTGTTAAAAATGCTTCGGTTGATTCTACCTTCTCCATATAACTTTGCATCAATTCCTCTAAACTTTTtgaaggttgggattgttgagtgttttgtgtaggttgttgattgtaaccttggttattttgcgGTTGACTATAACCTTGATTGTTTTGATAATTCGAATTGGATTGGTTGTTAAAAGGTTGATTGTTGTAATGTTGTTGTTTTGGTATTGGAAGTTGTTTCGGTTTtggttataattgttgttgtaacTTTGGTTTCGATTTTGGTTTTGATTTGTAAATCCGGGCGGTGCAttggtttgattgttgaatgaGACTTGCTTTTGATTGGGATTATAGTATCCTTGGTTCGATGTTCCACCTCGTTGATAGTTTTGATTGCTCACATAGTttacatgagcatccgaattcatgggaatgtcATCTAGATCAACATGGTTGCATTGATTAATTTGGGGGCAATTCTTCATGAGATGTGGCCCGtcgcatttgtagtgacccgaacttttccatgtttatatatattaattgagattgatatttacatgattaaatgtttccaacatgttaagcaatcaaacttgttaagacttgattaattgaaatatgtttcatatagacaattgaccacccaagttgaccggtgattcacgaacgttaaaacttgtaaaaactatatgatgacatatatatggatatatatatagttaacatgatactatgataagtaaacatatcattaagtatattaacaatgaactacatatgtaaaaacaagactactaacttaatgattttta
Proteins encoded in this region:
- the LOC139863677 gene encoding uncharacterized protein yields the protein MAKKGDVEQASTAFLKKECDGILKKCNLPLKMGDPGPFLIPCNVNGLEMFTSLADSGASINFMPYSVYKRLGLGDLSPTTMCVKLIDQSISSSVGIAEDLIVKVGDMEFPIDFVIIDIKEDPVVPLVLGRPFLATAGSFFDFGTEKLKLRDKGKCMSI